One genomic window of Cupriavidus malaysiensis includes the following:
- a CDS encoding Maf-like protein, whose protein sequence is MPSSTRPTLILGSSSRYRRELLERLRIPFEVATPDIDETPLAGEAPEATALRLSLAKAQAISARHPGALVIGSDQVATLDGAQIGKPGTHENALAQLKMMRGRTITFHSALCLLDGRTGQHQLADVQTLATFRALEDAELEAYLLLEHPYDVAGSAKSEGLGIALLSQVESDDPTALVGLPLIALTGMLRAAGYPFFQA, encoded by the coding sequence ATGCCTTCCAGCACGCGCCCCACCCTGATCCTGGGCTCCAGCTCCCGCTACCGCCGCGAGCTGCTCGAACGCCTGCGCATTCCTTTCGAGGTCGCCACGCCCGATATCGACGAAACCCCGCTGGCCGGCGAAGCACCGGAAGCGACGGCACTGCGCCTGTCGCTGGCCAAGGCCCAGGCCATCTCCGCGCGCCATCCGGGCGCACTGGTGATCGGCTCGGACCAGGTGGCAACGCTCGATGGCGCACAGATCGGCAAACCCGGCACCCACGAGAACGCCCTGGCCCAATTGAAGATGATGCGCGGCCGCACCATCACTTTCCACTCGGCCCTGTGCCTGCTGGACGGCCGCACCGGCCAGCATCAGCTCGCCGACGTGCAGACCCTGGCCACCTTCCGCGCACTGGAAGACGCCGAGCTGGAGGCCTACCTGCTGCTCGAGCACCCCTACGACGTCGCCGGCAGCGCCAAGTCGGAGGGCCTGGGCATCGCCCTGCTGTCGCAGGTGGAATCCGACGACCCGACGGCCCTGGTCGGGCTGCCGCTGATCGCGCTCACCGGCATGCTGCGGGCGGCCGGCTATCCCTTCTTCCAGGCGTGA
- a CDS encoding SAM-dependent methyltransferase, which translates to MSNQPDSSHAGGTLFLIPNTLGKRDEADPLPDVIPAGVQQIAARLDYLVAENAKTARAFLKKLGETAPLARPIQQIEIRELNVNTRAEALADLLEPIRAGRDGGLLSEAGVPAVADPGADLVRLAHAAGVRVRPLVGPSSILLAVMGSGLNGQSFAFNGYLPVDPGERAQKLRELEQHSRKTRQTQVWIETPYRNGALLEAMRQHCAGTTLLSIAVDLTQPGETIVTLPLSAWRPERLELHKRPAIFSLLAA; encoded by the coding sequence ATGAGCAACCAACCCGACTCAAGCCACGCCGGCGGCACCCTGTTCCTGATCCCCAACACCCTGGGCAAGCGCGACGAGGCGGACCCGCTGCCGGACGTGATCCCGGCCGGCGTGCAGCAGATCGCCGCGCGGCTCGACTACCTGGTCGCAGAGAACGCCAAGACCGCACGCGCCTTCCTGAAGAAACTGGGCGAGACCGCGCCGCTGGCACGGCCGATCCAGCAGATCGAGATCCGCGAACTGAACGTCAACACGCGCGCCGAGGCCCTGGCCGACCTGCTCGAACCGATCCGGGCCGGACGCGATGGCGGCCTGCTGTCCGAGGCCGGCGTACCCGCCGTGGCCGACCCCGGTGCCGACCTGGTGCGGCTGGCCCATGCGGCAGGCGTGCGCGTGCGCCCGCTGGTCGGACCCAGCTCGATCCTGCTGGCGGTGATGGGCTCGGGACTGAATGGCCAGAGCTTTGCCTTCAACGGCTACCTGCCGGTCGATCCGGGCGAGCGCGCGCAGAAACTGCGGGAGCTGGAGCAGCATTCCCGCAAGACGCGCCAGACCCAGGTCTGGATCGAGACACCCTACCGTAATGGCGCCCTGCTGGAAGCCATGCGCCAGCATTGTGCCGGCACCACACTGCTGTCGATCGCAGTCGACCTGACCCAACCCGGGGAGACCATCGTCACGCTGCCGCTGTCGGCCTGGCGGCCCGAGCGCCTGGAACTGCACAAGCGGCCGGCGATCTTCTCGCTGCTGGCAGCCTGA